The proteins below are encoded in one region of Microvirga ossetica:
- a CDS encoding cation acetate symporter yields MRRLPIIAVAAVLVVDAVLASSLAAGSDLGAVQKQPLNWAAIVMFLLFVLGTLGITYRAATQTKTAADFYAAGGGITGMQNGLAIAGDYMSAASFLGISGLVFASGFDGLIYSIGFLVGWPIVLFLIAERLRNLGKFTFSDVASFRLDQTQIRILSAVGTLVVVAFYLIAQMVGAGKLIELLFGLDYLYAVVIVGVLMIVYVVFGGMKATTWVQIIKACLLLAGATLIALMVLWRYGFSPEAMFADAVAIHPRGDAIMAPGALVADPISAISLGLALMFGTAGLPHILMRFFTVSDARAARKSVFYATGLIAYFYVLTFIIGFGAITFLMNDPSYFKVGPNGVYDKVKDLIGGTNMAAVHLSAATGGSLFLGFISAVSFATILAVVAGLTLAGASAVSHDLYAEIIARGRVSEQKEVRISKISAIAIGIVAIILGYIFENQNVAFMVGLAFAVAASCNFPVLLMSILWKGTTTRGALAGGLLGLVSAVVMVVLSKAVWVQTFGFPKEIFPYDNPAIFSMPIAFLGIWAFSKLDASERAKAEIEAFDAQYVRSETGIGATAAHVH; encoded by the coding sequence ATGCGCAGGCTCCCCATCATCGCGGTCGCGGCTGTTCTCGTGGTCGATGCCGTTCTCGCGAGTTCCCTTGCAGCGGGTTCAGACTTGGGCGCGGTCCAGAAGCAGCCATTAAACTGGGCCGCGATCGTCATGTTTCTGCTTTTTGTGCTCGGCACGCTCGGGATCACTTACCGGGCAGCCACTCAGACAAAGACTGCCGCGGATTTCTATGCGGCGGGCGGCGGCATCACCGGGATGCAAAACGGCTTAGCCATCGCCGGCGACTATATGTCGGCAGCATCCTTCCTCGGCATCTCAGGTCTCGTCTTTGCCAGCGGCTTCGACGGTCTGATCTACTCGATCGGATTCCTGGTCGGCTGGCCGATCGTTCTCTTCCTCATCGCCGAGCGCTTGCGGAACCTGGGCAAATTTACGTTCTCCGACGTGGCCTCGTTTCGTCTCGACCAGACCCAGATCCGCATTCTGTCGGCGGTCGGTACGCTTGTGGTGGTTGCCTTCTATCTCATCGCGCAAATGGTCGGTGCGGGTAAGCTCATCGAACTGCTGTTTGGCCTGGACTACCTGTACGCGGTTGTCATCGTCGGCGTGCTGATGATCGTCTATGTTGTGTTTGGCGGCATGAAAGCCACCACATGGGTCCAGATCATCAAAGCGTGCCTTCTTCTTGCCGGTGCAACTCTGATTGCCCTGATGGTCCTCTGGCGATATGGCTTCAGCCCTGAGGCAATGTTCGCGGACGCCGTTGCAATCCACCCGAGAGGCGACGCCATCATGGCTCCCGGCGCCCTCGTGGCCGACCCGATCTCGGCCATCTCGCTCGGGCTCGCGCTGATGTTCGGGACTGCGGGACTGCCACACATCTTGATGCGGTTCTTCACCGTGTCCGATGCCCGCGCGGCTCGGAAATCGGTATTCTACGCCACTGGCCTGATCGCCTATTTCTATGTTCTCACCTTCATCATCGGCTTCGGCGCGATCACGTTCCTGATGAACGACCCGAGTTACTTCAAAGTCGGCCCGAACGGAGTTTACGACAAGGTCAAGGACCTGATCGGCGGAACGAACATGGCCGCGGTCCATCTCTCCGCGGCCACCGGCGGCTCGCTCTTCCTCGGTTTCATCTCCGCCGTTTCCTTCGCGACGATCCTTGCCGTTGTCGCCGGGCTCACCCTTGCGGGCGCTTCTGCCGTCAGCCACGACCTCTATGCGGAGATCATCGCACGCGGCCGTGTTTCCGAACAGAAGGAGGTCAGGATCTCGAAGATTTCGGCGATCGCGATCGGGATCGTCGCCATTATCCTGGGCTACATCTTCGAGAACCAGAACGTGGCGTTCATGGTGGGCCTCGCCTTTGCGGTGGCCGCGAGCTGCAACTTCCCGGTTCTGCTCATGTCCATTCTCTGGAAAGGAACGACAACCCGGGGTGCTTTGGCCGGCGGGCTCCTTGGACTCGTCAGCGCCGTCGTGATGGTGGTGCTGAGCAAGGCCGTCTGGGTGCAAACCTTCGGCTTCCCAAAGGAAATCTTCCCGTATGACAACCCCGCGATTTTCTCGATGCCGATCGCGTTCCTCGGAATTTGGGCTTTTTCCAAGCTTGACGCCAGCGAACGGGCGAAGGCGGAGATCGAGGCGTTTGATGCCCAATATGTTCGATCCGAGACCGGCATCGGCGCCACTGCTGCCCACGTGCACTAG
- a CDS encoding DUF485 domain-containing protein, giving the protein MASRDYDRVIQSPRFQELVRQRTRFAWTLTIVMLVIYFGFILLVAFAKPLLAMKVGDGVTSLGILLGLGVIIAAFVLTGIYVYRANSEFDELTRNLTREFM; this is encoded by the coding sequence ATGGCTTCCCGTGACTACGACCGAGTTATCCAAAGCCCGAGGTTTCAGGAGCTTGTCCGCCAGAGAACCAGGTTCGCCTGGACTCTGACCATTGTGATGCTCGTCATCTATTTCGGGTTCATCCTCCTCGTGGCGTTTGCCAAGCCCCTCCTCGCCATGAAGGTCGGCGACGGCGTCACCTCCTTGGGGATCCTGCTTGGGCTTGGCGTTATCATCGCCGCCTTCGTCCTGACCGGCATCTATGTTTACCGCGCGAACAGCGAGTTTGACGAACTGACCCGCAATCTCACGAGGGAGTTCATGTGA
- the acs gene encoding acetate--CoA ligase has translation MSNLAFNSAGNIYDVPSEWSHRAYLDDAGYLAKYEASIKDPDAFWAEEAKRIHWFKAPTRIKNTNFGPGNVAIRWFEDGVTNVAYNCIDRHLHTRGDQVAIIWEGDDPAESKTITYREFHDEVCRMANIMRNRGVEKGDRVTIYMPMIPEAAYAMLACARLGAIHSVVFGGFSPDSLASRIQDAKSAFIITADEGLRGGRKVPLKVNVDAAIERVGAGVVDHVLVVRRTGSPVNMVPGRDVYYHEAAELVSDECPYEEMNAEDPLFILYTSGSTGTPKGVLHTTGGYLVYAAMTHQHVFDYHDGDIYWCTADVGWVTGHSYILYGPLANGATTLMFEGVPTYPSISRFWEVIDKHKVNIFYTAPTAIRSLMQAGEEPVKRTSRKSLRLLGSVGEPINPEAWEWYHRVVGDDRCPIVDTWWQTETGGILITPLPGATKLKPGSATRPFFGVKPEVVDADGKVLDGTAEGNLVIADSWPGQMRTVYGDHERFVQTYFSTYPGKYFTGDGCRRDADGYYWITGRVDDVINVSGHRMGTAEVESALVAHPKVSEAAVVGYPHDIKGQGIYAYVTLMAGEEPSEDLRKELVAWVRKEIGPIASPDLIQFAPSLPKTRSGKIMRRILRKIAEDEFGALGDTSTLADPAIVDDLVENRQNKTR, from the coding sequence ATGAGCAACTTGGCCTTTAACTCCGCCGGAAACATTTACGACGTTCCGTCTGAGTGGAGCCACCGCGCCTATCTGGACGATGCCGGCTATTTGGCGAAGTACGAGGCTTCCATCAAGGATCCGGACGCCTTCTGGGCCGAGGAAGCCAAGCGCATCCACTGGTTCAAGGCCCCGACCCGGATCAAGAACACCAATTTCGGCCCCGGCAACGTCGCGATCCGCTGGTTCGAGGACGGCGTCACCAACGTCGCCTATAACTGCATCGACCGGCATCTCCACACGAGAGGCGATCAGGTCGCGATCATCTGGGAAGGCGACGACCCAGCCGAGTCGAAGACGATCACCTATCGTGAGTTTCACGACGAGGTCTGCCGCATGGCCAACATCATGCGCAACCGCGGCGTCGAGAAGGGCGACCGGGTCACGATCTACATGCCGATGATCCCGGAAGCGGCCTATGCCATGCTCGCCTGCGCCAGGCTCGGCGCGATCCACTCGGTCGTGTTCGGCGGCTTCTCGCCGGATTCGCTCGCAAGCCGCATCCAGGACGCCAAGTCCGCCTTCATCATCACCGCCGACGAGGGCCTGCGCGGCGGCCGCAAGGTGCCGCTGAAGGTGAACGTGGACGCCGCCATCGAGCGCGTCGGCGCGGGCGTCGTCGATCACGTGCTGGTCGTGCGCCGCACCGGCTCTCCCGTCAACATGGTGCCGGGCCGCGACGTCTATTACCACGAGGCCGCCGAGCTCGTGTCCGACGAATGCCCCTACGAGGAGATGAACGCGGAGGATCCGCTCTTCATCCTCTACACCTCGGGCTCGACCGGCACGCCGAAGGGCGTGCTGCACACCACCGGCGGCTATCTCGTCTACGCCGCGATGACGCACCAACACGTCTTCGACTACCACGACGGCGACATCTACTGGTGCACGGCCGATGTGGGCTGGGTGACGGGCCATTCCTACATCCTCTACGGACCGCTGGCGAACGGCGCCACGACCCTGATGTTCGAGGGCGTGCCGACCTATCCCTCGATCTCCCGCTTCTGGGAGGTGATCGACAAGCACAAGGTCAACATTTTCTACACCGCCCCGACCGCGATCCGCTCGCTCATGCAGGCGGGCGAGGAGCCGGTGAAGCGGACCTCGCGCAAGTCGCTGCGCCTCTTGGGCTCGGTCGGCGAGCCGATCAATCCGGAAGCCTGGGAATGGTACCATCGCGTGGTCGGCGACGACCGCTGCCCGATCGTCGACACCTGGTGGCAGACGGAGACTGGCGGCATCCTGATCACGCCGCTCCCCGGCGCGACGAAGCTCAAGCCGGGCTCGGCCACACGGCCCTTCTTCGGCGTGAAGCCGGAGGTGGTGGATGCGGACGGCAAGGTGCTCGACGGCACGGCCGAGGGTAATCTCGTGATCGCCGATTCCTGGCCCGGCCAGATGCGCACGGTCTACGGCGACCACGAGCGCTTCGTGCAGACCTATTTTTCGACCTATCCGGGCAAGTACTTCACCGGCGACGGCTGCCGGCGCGATGCGGACGGCTATTACTGGATCACCGGCCGCGTCGACGACGTGATCAACGTCTCCGGCCACCGCATGGGCACGGCGGAGGTGGAATCGGCGCTGGTCGCCCATCCGAAGGTGTCGGAGGCCGCGGTCGTCGGCTACCCGCACGACATCAAGGGCCAGGGCATCTACGCCTATGTCACCCTGATGGCGGGCGAGGAGCCGTCGGAGGACCTGCGCAAGGAGCTGGTCGCCTGGGTGCGCAAGGAGATCGGCCCCATCGCCTCGCCCGACCTGATCCAGTTCGCCCCCAGCCTGCCGAAGACCCGCTCAGGAAAAATCATGCGCCGCATCCTGCGCAAGATCGCCGAGGACGAGTTCGGCGCGCTCGGCGACACCTCGACGCTCGCCGATCCGGCCATCGTCGACGACCTCGTGGAGAACCGCCAGAACAAAACTCGTTGA
- a CDS encoding adenylate/guanylate cyclase domain-containing protein: MASTRTERRLAAILAADVVGYSRLVEQDEEGTLAALRDIRHAVVDPLLAEHRGRIVKLMGDGLLAEFGSVVDAVACALAIQAETPARQDDTLPERRIMFRIGINLGDVVLEGEDLLGNGVNIAARLEQLCEPGGVMVSGTAYDHLKGKLNVPFDFAGQKRVKNISQPVRTYTLRMAGVQRSWSWRTRLVRRWHLAATLAAVLLVMGLGLWWWSQRVEPTIGKPSIAVLPFDNLGGDDATGRLAAGVTEDIITDLSRYRDLDVMARNATAAYAGKAVDIQAVGKALKVRYVLEGSIQRRGEQVRVTAQLIEADRGTHLWSERWDRPATDVFAVQAEVAKQVATRLAASGGAIPEAERAASRRARPEDLKAYDLYRLGQEAMGRFTKESTEEALHWLEQAVDKDPKLARAWVALAAAHDATMHYGADADTARAAAMPAIRRGLELDPQDAAAHATFGHILGMAGDLPRAEAEFETALRLNPSDAGILTNYAGWASTFGDPERGAQAADRAMRLNPNYSVSAAGFYRLAYLMAGRYEDALRLVEREDPQTRTRGGWVQRAVIYAALGRQEEARAAVLETLKRHPDLTIESFALNSPGYSDAERQRLVEGMQSAGFPPCAKPEQLQAMAAPVHRLPECQTVFPQ; the protein is encoded by the coding sequence ATGGCGAGCACCCGGACCGAACGGCGGCTGGCCGCGATCCTGGCGGCCGACGTGGTCGGCTACTCCCGCCTGGTCGAGCAGGATGAGGAAGGCACGCTCGCGGCCCTGAGGGACATCCGCCACGCTGTGGTCGACCCACTGCTGGCCGAGCATCGCGGCCGGATCGTCAAGCTGATGGGCGACGGGCTACTGGCGGAGTTCGGCTCTGTGGTCGACGCGGTTGCCTGTGCCCTTGCGATCCAGGCCGAAACGCCAGCCCGCCAGGACGACACCCTGCCGGAGCGCCGGATCATGTTTCGGATCGGGATCAATCTCGGCGACGTGGTGCTCGAGGGCGAGGACCTCCTGGGCAACGGTGTGAACATTGCCGCGCGGCTGGAGCAGCTCTGCGAGCCAGGTGGGGTGATGGTCTCGGGAACCGCCTACGATCACCTGAAGGGCAAGCTCAATGTGCCCTTCGATTTTGCCGGACAGAAGCGCGTCAAGAACATCTCGCAACCCGTACGCACCTACACCCTGAGAATGGCGGGCGTCCAACGGAGCTGGTCGTGGCGCACCCGGCTCGTCCGCCGTTGGCATCTGGCAGCCACTCTTGCGGCGGTGTTGCTCGTCATGGGGCTCGGCCTCTGGTGGTGGTCTCAAAGGGTCGAGCCCACCATCGGCAAGCCCTCGATCGCCGTGCTGCCGTTCGACAATCTCGGCGGCGACGATGCGACAGGCCGTCTGGCGGCTGGAGTGACCGAAGACATCATCACGGATCTGTCCCGCTACCGAGACCTGGACGTCATGGCGCGCAACGCCACCGCGGCCTACGCCGGCAAGGCGGTCGACATCCAGGCGGTCGGCAAGGCGTTGAAGGTCCGCTACGTGCTGGAAGGCTCGATCCAGCGGCGCGGCGAACAGGTTCGCGTGACGGCGCAATTGATCGAAGCCGATCGCGGCACACATCTGTGGTCCGAACGGTGGGACAGGCCTGCCACGGACGTCTTCGCGGTGCAGGCCGAGGTCGCCAAGCAGGTGGCGACCCGGCTGGCGGCCTCCGGCGGGGCGATCCCGGAGGCCGAACGGGCGGCCAGCCGGCGCGCGCGACCGGAGGACCTGAAGGCCTACGACCTCTACCGGCTGGGCCAGGAAGCGATGGGCCGCTTCACCAAGGAGAGTACCGAGGAGGCTCTCCACTGGCTCGAGCAGGCGGTGGACAAGGATCCGAAACTCGCCCGCGCCTGGGTCGCACTGGCCGCCGCCCACGACGCGACGATGCATTATGGCGCGGATGCCGACACCGCGCGGGCGGCCGCGATGCCGGCGATCCGGCGTGGCCTCGAACTCGATCCCCAGGATGCTGCCGCCCATGCAACGTTTGGCCATATCCTCGGGATGGCCGGCGACCTGCCCCGGGCAGAAGCCGAGTTCGAGACGGCGCTGCGGCTGAACCCGAGCGATGCCGGCATCCTGACGAACTATGCCGGGTGGGCGAGCACCTTCGGTGATCCCGAGCGTGGTGCCCAAGCCGCGGATCGAGCCATGCGCCTCAACCCGAACTACTCGGTTTCGGCTGCGGGGTTCTACCGGCTGGCCTACCTGATGGCCGGCCGCTACGAGGATGCCCTGCGTCTCGTGGAACGTGAGGACCCTCAGACCCGCACGCGCGGCGGTTGGGTGCAGCGAGCCGTGATCTATGCGGCGCTCGGCCGTCAGGAGGAAGCGAGGGCAGCGGTCCTCGAAACGCTCAAGCGCCATCCCGACCTCACGATCGAGAGCTTTGCCCTGAACAGCCCCGGCTACAGCGACGCCGAGCGGCAGCGGCTGGTCGAGGGGATGCAGTCCGCCGGCTTCCCGCCTTGCGCCAAGCCTGAGCAGTTGCAGGCCATGGCGGCGCCAGTCCACCGCCTCCCGGAATGTCAGACGGTCTTTCCACAGTAG
- a CDS encoding amino acid ABC transporter substrate-binding protein: MINALALIAVGLTASLLATAASAQATLNSVKQKGVLTCGSNRGAPGFGAPDAQGNWSGLDVDLCRAIAAAIFDDPAKVQFVPLSAQDRFTALTSGQVDVLARNSTVTMSRDTQLGLEFPAINYFDGQGFMVRKTLGLASAKELNGKSVCTDQGTTTELNLADYFRANNLTYQPVSFANATEAKKAYEAGRCEAMTTDVSGLYAARLTLPNPDDHVILPDVISKEPLGPAVRQGDNQWADIVRWTFNAMLDAEELGVTKANVEQMKASENPEIKRLLGTEGRFGEAIGLSNDWAVRIIRHVGNYGESFERNVGEGSPLKIKRGQNALWTKGGLQYGIPVR; encoded by the coding sequence ATGATCAACGCTCTCGCATTGATTGCCGTCGGCCTGACGGCAAGCCTGCTCGCAACGGCCGCCTCGGCCCAGGCGACACTGAACAGCGTGAAGCAGAAAGGGGTTCTGACCTGCGGCTCGAACCGGGGCGCCCCCGGTTTCGGCGCGCCGGATGCGCAGGGCAATTGGTCAGGTCTCGACGTCGATCTCTGTCGCGCCATCGCGGCCGCAATCTTCGACGACCCGGCCAAGGTGCAGTTCGTCCCCCTCTCCGCCCAGGACCGCTTCACGGCACTCACGTCCGGCCAGGTTGATGTCCTTGCCCGCAACTCAACAGTTACCATGTCGCGAGACACCCAGCTCGGCCTCGAGTTCCCGGCGATCAACTACTTCGATGGCCAGGGCTTCATGGTCCGCAAGACACTTGGACTTGCCTCGGCCAAGGAGTTGAATGGCAAGTCGGTCTGCACCGACCAGGGCACCACGACCGAGCTCAACCTCGCCGACTACTTCCGGGCCAACAACCTGACGTATCAGCCGGTGAGCTTCGCCAACGCGACGGAGGCGAAGAAGGCCTACGAGGCCGGCCGCTGCGAGGCTATGACGACCGACGTCTCGGGCCTTTATGCCGCGCGGCTGACCCTCCCCAACCCGGACGATCACGTCATCCTGCCGGACGTCATCTCCAAGGAGCCGCTTGGGCCGGCGGTGCGCCAGGGCGATAACCAATGGGCCGACATCGTGCGCTGGACCTTCAACGCCATGCTCGATGCCGAGGAGCTCGGTGTCACCAAGGCCAATGTCGAACAGATGAAGGCCTCCGAGAACCCGGAGATCAAGCGCCTGCTCGGTACCGAGGGCAGGTTCGGTGAGGCCATCGGTCTGAGCAACGACTGGGCCGTGCGCATCATCAGGCACGTGGGCAACTACGGCGAGAGCTTCGAACGCAACGTCGGCGAGGGATCCCCGCTCAAGATCAAGCGCGGCCAGAACGCCCTGTGGACCAAGGGTGGCCTGCAATACGGCATTCCGGTCCGCTAG
- a CDS encoding nuclear transport factor 2 family protein encodes MRANVELIQMLYEAFRNGRIDTILEHCSDTIAWDCVGNPDWVPLAGTRSGKEAVQRFFAELNRGYTFEEFAPERFHDAGDHVFCFGHERATAAATGQTIDIRFLHAFRIDSGKVAAFTQFSDTAAVAVGSGTLRVAGEKKAA; translated from the coding sequence ATGCGGGCCAACGTCGAACTGATCCAGATGCTTTACGAGGCCTTCCGGAACGGGCGGATCGACACCATCCTGGAGCACTGCTCGGACACGATTGCTTGGGACTGCGTCGGCAACCCGGACTGGGTGCCATTGGCCGGAACCCGCAGCGGCAAGGAGGCTGTCCAGCGCTTCTTCGCGGAGCTCAACCGCGGCTACACGTTCGAAGAGTTCGCGCCGGAGCGCTTTCATGACGCGGGGGATCATGTGTTCTGCTTCGGCCACGAACGGGCGACCGCGGCCGCGACAGGACAGACCATCGACATCCGCTTCCTGCATGCCTTCCGGATCGACAGCGGCAAGGTGGCCGCGTTCACGCAGTTCTCGGATACGGCGGCAGTAGCCGTCGGGAGTGGAACCCTGCGGGTAGCCGGAGAGAAGAAGGCGGCCTAG
- a CDS encoding BTAD domain-containing putative transcriptional regulator — translation MTELEIALLGGLRLRHPDRGPIELAGEKGSQLLARLACPPGTKHRRVTLQALLWPDADPPHAQGNLRFVLHQLRKLLGGSEGPLRSDSRLIWLDPDRMAVDVVRFEVLATEGTLEALATACDLYRGDLLSDVGDLSREYEDWLLPERGRLRDLARSAFWNLFSLRLWRGEVTEAKACAQRYLGIDPYCERMHAALMRLHLTQGERRLAAGHYGEFRARLARDLQIQPGAEVEQLARAVSQIGGRSAPEPFNAAWVLGRSDVSSAGKPLVAVLPFRDLSEDQTLVSLPAALTEDVIADLARFRRLGVLARHTCFALGRDPDPEVRLRQLGARYTVEGSVRRTGNRLSVTARLVDNTSQRQLWGEHYQGDWEELPSFQEEAAMAIVATIPVQVEQAELERIRHREIHSLSAYEHCLRGREHQRSIAHASHAKALEHFSRALEQDPTSAAAHCGLAVCYVSTGGITPGEEDRRRERAISHAQQAIALDPLDPQGHWLLGMLLQMRRDFSGAHFHLDRAMTLSPGDVETLGYTGLEYAYAGEPERGIGQAEQAIRLNPYFPPVSAEQIGKACFVGRRYEEALFWLRQTPDRITTNRGWLAAAAAYAGHLDEAAMHARRMRATLQHRLGEEELRAVGGPIGWLRLPARFQHAADLEHYERGLAMAGLE, via the coding sequence ATGACGGAACTCGAGATTGCATTGCTCGGCGGGCTTCGCCTGCGGCATCCCGACCGCGGACCCATCGAGCTTGCGGGGGAGAAGGGTTCCCAGCTTCTCGCGCGTCTGGCCTGCCCTCCCGGAACGAAGCACCGGCGCGTCACCCTCCAGGCGTTGCTGTGGCCGGACGCGGACCCGCCGCACGCCCAAGGCAACCTGCGCTTCGTCCTGCATCAGCTCAGGAAGCTCCTTGGCGGAAGCGAGGGGCCGCTCCGCAGCGACAGCCGATTAATCTGGCTCGACCCAGATCGCATGGCCGTTGATGTCGTGCGCTTCGAGGTTCTCGCGACTGAAGGGACGCTTGAGGCCCTCGCTACGGCCTGCGATCTGTACCGCGGCGATCTCTTGTCGGATGTCGGCGATCTCAGCCGCGAGTACGAGGACTGGCTGCTGCCCGAACGGGGACGCTTGCGCGATCTGGCCCGATCTGCCTTCTGGAACCTGTTCTCGCTCAGGCTGTGGCGTGGCGAGGTGACGGAGGCCAAGGCCTGTGCCCAGCGCTATCTCGGGATCGATCCCTATTGCGAGCGCATGCACGCGGCGCTGATGCGGCTACATTTGACCCAGGGCGAGCGTAGGCTTGCGGCCGGACACTATGGCGAGTTTCGTGCCCGCCTGGCACGGGATCTCCAGATCCAACCGGGCGCCGAGGTCGAGCAACTCGCCCGGGCCGTGAGTCAGATCGGTGGGCGCTCTGCCCCGGAGCCGTTCAATGCCGCCTGGGTTCTGGGCCGCAGCGATGTGTCCTCAGCGGGCAAGCCCCTCGTGGCCGTGCTGCCGTTCCGGGACCTCTCCGAGGACCAGACGCTGGTCAGCCTGCCAGCGGCCCTGACGGAGGACGTCATCGCCGATCTGGCGCGCTTCCGGCGGCTCGGTGTCCTGGCCCGACACACGTGCTTCGCACTCGGTCGCGATCCCGATCCTGAAGTCCGGCTGCGCCAGCTCGGCGCCCGCTACACGGTCGAGGGCAGTGTCAGGCGCACCGGCAACCGATTGAGTGTGACGGCTCGTCTTGTCGACAACACCTCACAGCGGCAACTCTGGGGCGAACACTACCAGGGTGACTGGGAGGAGCTGCCGTCGTTCCAGGAAGAGGCGGCTATGGCCATCGTGGCCACCATCCCAGTGCAGGTCGAGCAGGCGGAGCTGGAGCGGATACGCCACCGGGAGATCCATTCATTGAGCGCGTATGAGCACTGCCTGCGCGGCCGCGAGCACCAGCGCTCGATCGCCCACGCCTCGCATGCCAAAGCGCTCGAGCATTTCAGCCGCGCGCTGGAGCAGGATCCGACCTCGGCGGCCGCCCATTGCGGGCTCGCCGTGTGCTACGTCTCGACCGGCGGAATCACGCCTGGGGAAGAAGACCGCCGGCGGGAGCGGGCGATCAGCCATGCGCAGCAGGCGATTGCCCTCGATCCCCTGGATCCTCAGGGACATTGGCTGCTCGGCATGCTGCTCCAGATGCGGCGCGACTTCTCCGGAGCCCACTTTCACCTGGATCGGGCCATGACGCTCAGTCCTGGTGATGTCGAGACGCTCGGCTACACAGGGTTGGAATACGCCTATGCGGGTGAGCCCGAGCGCGGCATCGGGCAGGCCGAGCAAGCGATCCGGCTCAATCCTTACTTTCCGCCTGTATCCGCCGAGCAGATCGGCAAGGCCTGCTTCGTCGGCCGCCGGTACGAGGAGGCGCTGTTCTGGCTCAGGCAGACGCCGGACCGGATCACGACCAACCGCGGCTGGCTGGCCGCGGCAGCGGCCTATGCAGGACATTTGGACGAGGCGGCCATGCATGCCCGGCGGATGCGCGCCACGCTGCAACACCGTCTAGGCGAGGAGGAGCTGCGGGCAGTCGGCGGCCCGATTGGGTGGCTCCGGTTGCCGGCCCGGTTCCAGCACGCGGCCGACCTGGAGCACTACGAGCGCGGTTTGGCCATGGCCGGCCTCGAATAG
- a CDS encoding DUF6647 family protein, translating to MRKAQYQGGHNGPSHVTTLVACVLALPLAAFGSAPAHADGSGGCLEADWIAEARAFVTNETGIPAPEACVRLASKERLDGLVFPVALGEAVAAVYVPATREILLADDLNPGTLLTRSYLVHELVHAQQFTSRAHEHVQCPGVLEADAYGTQALYLSTWGLREQAFLLQILGMFQSACGYSY from the coding sequence ATGAGGAAAGCTCAATACCAAGGCGGCCATAACGGCCCGTCCCATGTGACCACCCTGGTCGCCTGTGTCCTCGCGTTGCCGTTGGCCGCCTTTGGTTCTGCGCCAGCCCACGCGGACGGATCCGGCGGATGCCTTGAGGCCGATTGGATCGCCGAAGCAAGAGCCTTCGTGACGAACGAGACAGGCATTCCGGCCCCCGAGGCTTGCGTGCGCCTGGCCAGCAAGGAGCGACTGGACGGGCTCGTGTTCCCGGTTGCCCTCGGCGAGGCCGTGGCTGCCGTCTACGTTCCGGCCACGCGAGAGATCCTCCTAGCTGACGATCTAAATCCTGGCACGCTTCTCACACGCAGCTATCTTGTTCACGAACTGGTGCATGCGCAGCAGTTCACGAGCCGCGCGCATGAGCACGTCCAATGCCCAGGAGTGCTGGAGGCGGACGCCTACGGCACCCAAGCCCTGTATCTCAGCACCTGGGGCCTACGGGAGCAGGCCTTCCTTCTTCAGATCCTGGGAATGTTCCAGAGTGCTTGCGGCTACTCGTACTAA